The nucleotide sequence TACCCAAAGAAGTACCATTCGTTGTAATTGTATGACCCGTTGAAGTTGCTTCGAATTCTAAGTCATCAAAATCAGCTGTCATATCCGCAGCAAGTGTCAATGAGGCATAAATGTCCATAGCGTTACCATTTCCATCAATTACAGGAAAATTGGGAACTCCAGTCCAGTCCATCGAAAGACAATTGGCAGCTGCATCTAATGTCACAACTTGACCAAAGCTGTCAAATGAATTGGCATCAAAAATGACATTGTCTGATGCTGTCGGTGGTTGTGTATGGAAGGTAGATCCATTAGATGTTGTAGCCCAGTGATTGGCAAAATCAGACCAGTTTCCTGATCCTCCCACCCAATAGTAATCCTGTGAAAAAAGAGGTAATCCACACGAAAAAAGGACGAGTAAGATTATTAGATTTTTCATAATGGTGCTTGGAATTTTCATATTAAAATTCCTTCATATTACTTCTTAAGCCAAGTTTTATGGGTAAACAACCAAAATTTTGAGGGAATGACTACTGAAGCAATCAATAGGGCTAAGCATGAATCAACAAGTTGATCATTTGGCCGATCAAACCTTATTGATCAATAGTAGTTGAGGTTGCATGTCAAAACATTACTTAATAATCGGAGGGAGTACTGGTATAGGACTTCAACTAGTAAGAAATTTATCATCAGAGGGACATGAGGTTACAGTTCTCTCAAGAAATGAAGGTGAATTAACCAATGTGACTAATATTAATCATATGGTTTACGACGTAACGTCCGACGAACTTCCTGACTTAAGCATGGAGAAGCTTGATGGATTTGTGTATTGTCCTGGATCTATCAATCTCAAACCTTTTCATCGATTAAAGCCTTCGGATTTCGTTGATGATTTTCAGCTTAATGTTATTGGAGGCATTAAGGTTTTACAACACATATTACCAGCCCTTAAAAAAGCTGAAAATCCATCAATTGTATTCTTTAGCACGGTGGCAGTACAGCAAGGTATGGGATTTCATAGTTCAATAGCTGCCAGCAAGGGTGCCATTGAAGGATTGACCAAATCCCTAGCCGCAGAATTTGCTCCAAAAATACGTGTCAATTGTATAGCCCCTTCTGTTACAGACACGCCATTAGCAGAAAGACTATTATCTACAGACGAAAAGAAAGAAGCCTCCGGTAAGAGACATGCACTAAATCGTGTAGGAACACCAGAAGATATCGCTCATATGGCAAGCTTTCTTCTATCTCCTAAATCTGGATGGATGACTGGTCAGATACTCGGTGTAGATGGTGGAATGTCTACATTACGGTCAATTTGATCTAGATGAAAATATTACTCACAGGATCTACAGGTTATATTGGTCGGCGTTTACTTCCTGATCTCGTGAAGGCTGGTCATCAAGTAGTATGTCCTGTTAGGGATAAACGCCGTTTTGATTTCGAAGACTTTGATGAAGGCTTTCTTGCATCCGTTGACGTAATAGCGTGTGATTTTCTAGATCGGGAAAGTTTGGATAAGCTGCCAAAAGACATTGATGCGGCCTACTATCTCATTCATTCCCTCACTTCGAATAGCAAGGAGTTTAGTAAGTTGGAAGCCACTACCGCTGAAAATTTCATTTCCTACCTAAATACTACCAAGGCACAACAAACTGTGTATTTGGGAGGGATCGCAAACGACGAAGAGCTTTCGGATCATTTATCCTCACGTCAAAATGTAGAAGAGATTCTTAAACAATCGAAAACCAACCTTACGGTATTGAGGTCAGCGATCATCATTGGCTCAGGAGGTGCTTCTTTCGAGATCATTAGAGATATTGTGGAGAAACTTCCGGTCATGATAGCTCCAAAATGGCTCAACAGCAGGTGCCAACCTATTGGTATTTACAATGTAATGGAGTATCTCATCGGGGTTCTTGGAAACGAAAAAGCGTTCAATTCCACTTTTGATATTGGTGGGAAAGATATTCTTACCTACAAACAAATGCTTCTCCAATTTGCAGAAGTTAGAGGATTGAAACGGTATATTCTGACGGTTCCGGTTCTTACCATAAAATTATCTTCTTTATGGCTCTATCTAGTTACCTCCACCTCCTATCGATTAGCCAGAAACCTGGTTGACAGCATGAAAAATGAAGTGGTGGTTCGAGATAATAGCATTGAAAGTATTGTGACCATCAAAAAACTTAGCTATAAGGAATCACTAGAAAGAACCTTTCAAAAGATCAGTCAAGAGCAAGTAGTTTCTAGTTGGATGGATTCCTTTGCCAGTCCAGACTTTAATAATGTATTTCTTAATCAAGTAGAAGCTCCCAAGCATGGTTGTTTCAAAGACTATAAGAGCTTCACATTTTCCAGAGACCCGCAAGAGGTTATTGAAAATGTTTGGTCAATCGGTGGAGCGCGAGGATGGTATTACGGTAATTTCCTATGGAAAATCAGAGGGTTTCTGGACAAGTTAGTTGGAGGAGTAGGTTTAAGAAGAGGAAGAAGAAACCCAAGCGATCTTAAGGGAGGTGATTCATTAGATTTTTGGCGTGTACTATACGCAGACAAAGAAGAATGTCGGCTGCTCCTTTTTGCTGAAATGAAACTACCAGGTGATGCATGGTTAGAATTCAAGATAAAGTCCAATGGAGACAATCATCAATTAATTCAAACAGCCACTTTCAGACCTCTGGGCCTATGGGGTCGTCTTTATTGGTATCTGGTGTTTCCATTCCATGGGTTCATTTTCAGAAACATGGCGAAGAACATAATATCTTATGATCAGTCATCCTGAACTTGTTTCAGGATCTTTAGTTAATATCTTGGCAGACGCTGAAACAAACTCAGCATGGCAGCAAACTTTCAATTTATGAGCAAACCACAGGTTACCATTTTCTGGTTTAGAAGAGATTTCCGTTTAGAAGATAATGCAGGACTCTATCACGCCCATCAAGAAGCATATCCTGTTCAACCGACATTCATTTTTGATACAAATATTCTTGACGATCTAAAAGAAAAAAAAGACGCAAGAGTAGAGTTTATTCACCAGGAGATAACACGCCTGCAAGCAGAAATTATTGCGCAAGGAGGTTCGATGGATATTCGAATTGGAGATCCAATTGAAGTGTGGAAAAATCTTGCCAACGATTATGACATCAAAACAGTTTGGGCCAATAGGGATTATGAACCTTATGCTAGGGAAAGGGATAAAAAAGTGTACGATTTTCTTAAAGAAAATGGTGCTGAGTTTAAAGCAAAAAAAGATCATGTCATTTTCGAGAAAGATGAAATTTTGAAAGGCAATGGAGACCCATATGTTGTCTATACGCCATACAGTAATCTCTGGAAAAAGACTTTACAAGAAGATCATATTAGGGCTTATAAATCTGAGGAAGAATCTAATTGGAATCAAGCTGAAGTACTAAAAATCCCTACGCTTAATGAGATTGGATTTGAGTCAACCAACATCGAATTTCCAACAAAAGAATTGAATGAAAAAATAGTCGAAAAATACGACGAGACCAGAGACCTTCCGGCTGTCAAAGGAACGAGTAGAATGAGTCTCCATTTACGCTTCGGAACCGTTAGTATTCGTGAACTTGTAAGACGTGCAAAATCTCTAAATGAAAAGTATCAAAACGAACTCATTTGGCGTGATTTTTATCAAGCTATTTTATGGCATTTCCCACAAGTAGTAGATGCTAATTTTAATCGAAAATACGACGATTTGAAATGGAGAAATAATGAAGAAGAATTTGAAAAATGGAAGAAAGGAAAAACAGGATATCCTATCGTTGATGCCGGAATGAGAGAACTCAATGCTACTGGATTTATGCATAACAGAGTACGTATGATTGTCTCCAGTTTTCTTACTAAACATCTACTGATCGATTGGCGCTGGGGCGAGGCTTACTTCGCAGAAAAGCTTCTGGATTTCGAACTTGCCAGCAATAATGGCGGATGGCAATGGGCTGCTGGAACGGGAGTAGATGCACAGCCATATTTTCGAATTTTCAATCCGTATTCACAAACTGATAAATTTGACAAAGACCATAAGTACATTAACAAATGGGTGCCAGAAATTGACACGAAGTATTATCCTGATCCAATCGTTGATCACAAGGTTGCCAGAGAAAGATGTCTGGAAGTTTACAAGGAAGGAATGGCATAATAATGAGATTGTAGAAATTAACTACAATTAAATTATAACTATTTAATTTTCAGAAGTTAACATTACACTATTTAAGTATTAACTTATAGCTAAATAAGTGATAATTATTGTTTTCAATCAGTGAAATCAATGGATTCATTTAATCGCTTTTCGCTTATCTTTATCTTATGAGAGTAACATTCCTATTCCTTGCTATAAGCATCGCAGGTCTTTCTTCCTGCATTGAATATGATCCAAATTATGGCCAGGCTCCCAGCCAAGCCAAAGCTCCAGATATTGCTTTTGTTGGAGACCCACAACTGACCTTTAGGGACACAGTCTACATCCCCATCTACTCAGATATTTATAGTGAAACGAAGGATGTCAAATTCAATCTGACTGCTACTTTAAGCATCAGAAATACAAGCTTTCAAGATACGATATATGTATCAGATATTGACTATTATGATTCCGAAGGTGAGCTCATTCGACACTACCTCGACAGTACCTTATTGCTACGACCTATGCAATCCGTTGATTACGTCATTGAAGAGGATGACACACAAGGGGGAACTGGTCCAAATTTCATCGTCAATTGGGGGGCTAATAATCAAAAGTTGAAGCCTATTTTTCAAGGAGTGATGATCTCCACACATGGGCAGCAAGGCATCTCTTTTCTGACTAACGGTTTATCAATTAGCAAACAATAAAAATCATCTCAAAATATTTGATTCAAGTCACCTCTTGATCTGTCAAAGATCATATCTATTGGAATGATATTCTATAATCTTTATCTCCCAAATAAGACATCATTATGGGAGAGCATCTTGTCAAGCCTGCTACAGATAAAGAAGTACGTTCAAAATTCATTCGACATCTACTCAATGACATCAATTGCCTCGAGCTTATGCTGGATCGAGGACTCATTGAAAAAGGTATTAATCGTATTGGCGCTGAACAAGAATTTTGCTTAATCTCAAAAAATTGGCGACCTGAAAAAAATGCCGAAGAGTTACTCAAGAAAATTGATGATCATCATTTTACTACAGAGTTAGCTCGCTTCAATTTAGAGATCAACCTCGATCCTGTAGAGTTAAAAGGTGACTGTTTTACAACCGTTCAGAATCAACTAGAAAGGTTACTTAGTAAAGCAAAAGATAAAGCTCTAGAGGAAGATACATTAACCATCCTGGTCGGGATACTTCCAACCATTAGTAAGACGGAATTAGCTTTTGAATTTATGACGCCTCAACCGAGGTATTGGCTATTGAATGAAATGGTAAAAGACATTAGAGGTACTGACTTTCATCTCCACATCAAAGGAGTAGATGAACTAGCCATGTCTCATGATTCTGTATTGATGGAAGCATGTAACACCAGCTTTCAATTGCACTTACAGGTAGAACCTGATGATTTCGTGAAAAGCTATAATTGGGCGCAAGCCATCTCCGGTCCGGTCCTGGGTGTTTGTGCCAACTCTCCCCTTCTACTTGGCAGAGAGCTTTGGAGTGAAACTCGCATTGCACTGTTCCAGCAAAGTATCGATACACGCATCGCCAGCTATGCATTAAAAGACCAGCTACCAAGAGTCAGTTTTGGTGAAGACTGGGAAACAGGAACTGCTGCTGATATCTTCAAGAATGATGTAGCACAACACAAAGTAATACTCGCCAGAGAATTAGCCTCTGACTCGCTGGCAGAGTTAGACGCAGGGCATATCCCTAAGCTGGAAGCACTAAGCACACATAATAGCACCATCTATCGATGGAATAGACCCTGCTACGGAGTTGGAGGAGGAAAAGCACACCTCAGAATAGAAAACAGATACATCCCATCTGGGCCTACCATCCTTGATGAGATGGCCAATTTCGCACTTTGGGTGGGTTTGATGATGGGTAGGCCTCAAAAGTATGATGATATAGCCCAACTTATGGAGTTTAGAGATGTTAAGTCAAACTTCATTAAAGCAGCCAGAACGGGCAAGGAATCGGTTCTTCGATGGGACGGTGAACTCATATCTGTTAGGGATCTCATGCTGGATGTTCTTTTGCCTATTGCCAGGAAAGGATTGAAGAAAGTGCATATTGATACAGAAACAGCAAATAGGCTTCTGAATATCATTGAGGAACGAACGAAGAAGCAAACAGGAGCTCAATGGACAATCGCTAGCTACAGGAAACTTAGAAAAACCCTAAGACAAGATGACGCCCTGTTAGCTTTAACTAAAGCAATACAAGAAAATCAACAAGCTAATAAACCTGTACATGAGTGGTCAGAAATTAGCTCTACGTCAGAAACTCATGAAAATGCTTTTCAAATAGGACACATCATGTCCACACGCCTTTTCACAGTTTATGAGGATGATTTAGCAGAAATGGCCACCCAGTTGATGATTTGGAAAGATATTCACCATGTCCCTGTTGAAAACAAAGTGGGAGAGATTACCGGATTACTTACCTGGACTCATATGGAAAAACTCAGAGACTATCAATCCGATCATGATTCTTCACTCTGTGTAAATGATATCATGGCTAAAAATGTAATTCTTAGCTATCCCGAAATGCCTATCAAAGAAGCCATTCAAATCATGAAGCAAAATGAAGTTGGATGCCTTCCTGTGGTCTACAATCAGCATCTGGTTGGGATCGTCACAATAAAAGATGTAATTCAATATGACCAAGATCAAGGTGCACAGTAAAGCTTTAGAAAAAACAATTGGAATAGACAGAGTAATCGGTGAGATAAATGGACTTCACAAAGGCCCAACCTTAATTTTTATGGGTGGTATTCATGGAAACGAGCCGGCAGGAGTATTTGCATTGAATCGTTTCATTGAATCTATGAGGCACCTAAGAGACGCTATGTATGGTAATATCATTTGTCTGACTGGGAATCTGGGAGCATTACGAGAAGGTATACGATTCCACGACGAGGATCTAAACAGGGTCTGGACCCGGGAAAGAATGGCATCACTTAGCCAATCAAATGGAATAGGAAGCAACAATGAAGTCAATGAACAAAGAGAAATTTTCTCTATCATTCAGCATGTTTTAGATACTCATTCAGGTCCCTTTTACTTCTTCGATTTACACACTACTTCCAGTGAGACCATTCCATTCCTTACCGTGAATGATAGTTTACTCAACAGAGATTTCACTATTCAATACCCGCTACATATCATACTTGGGATAGAAGAGTATCTGGATGGGCCTATTCTTAGCTATATCAATGAGCTGGGATATGTAGCATTTGGCTTTGAAGCCGGACAACATGATGACATGTCCTCAATTGAAAACAATATGGCATTTTGTTACCTCTCTGCCGTATTCACAGGACTCATCAATAAAGATCTTGTAGACTATCATCACTACCATGATATGCTGGCAAAAACCAGTGGAGATGTACAATCAATTTATGAGATCCATTTCAGATACTTAATAAAGACTGGTGAGCTATTTACTATGGAGACTGGTTTCTTCAATTTCCAGAAAGTATATAAGAATCAGCTTGTTGCAAAGAGTGATGGAAAAGAAGTTCGAGCTAAAAACGATGGACGAATATTTATGCCACTCTATCAGGCTCAAGGTTCAGATGGTTTTTTTACTATTAAGAAAATTTGGAAGCCTTTTCTAAGAATTTCAGCAATCATCAGAAAATACAGATTGGATCGTATGCTTGTGCTACTTCCAGGTGTGAAATGGATAGATCATAGCAAATCAGGACTCATCGTCAATAAAAAGATTGCTCGTTTTCTTGCGAGGGAAATTTTTCACCTATTTGGATATAGGAGTATGGTTATTGATAAAAATCATGCAAAGATGTTTTACAGGGATGCGTCGGCACGCTTTGAAGAATATCTGAATCAGCCTTGGATTACTCATTAGCAGTTAGAAAGCCTCAGCAATATTGAGATAATAATTATTAGTATTCTGACCAAAGCCCCAATCAAATCTAATATTGAGATCTTCTCGCTTATCAAGCAAAAACCTAAGCCCAAACCCTACTGAAGGACGAACATTGCTGAGCTCAAAAGAGTCAATGCTGGAAGCTACATCACCAGCACCAATAAAGGCTACCATGCCGAATCTTCCTTTGATATCTCTCCGATATTCAACCTGTGCCGCAATCATATTTCGTTCAATAAATCTTCCTTCATAATAGCCTCTCATAATCTCAGATCCTCCGAAAAAAGCATGTTCGTTTAATGGTACATCCTTATGTGAAAAGTGTGTTTTGAGTTGAATAGCTATCACATCTCCTCGATTCTTGAAAGGCATAAAGAATCGTCTAAGGTCTATTCTGGTCAATTGAAAAGTACTGGTACTCCCAAATAATTCATCATAAAACCCATGTGTAAATTCAAAATACCAGCCCTGCTTACTATTCAGCAAGTTATTTCTGTTATCAAAAACGGCTGCTAGCTGAAGGCCTACAGAAGTAGACCCACTGATACCGAATTGATCACTATTAGCTAGTTCTCCATCCGGATCAAAAAACTCCACACCGCTAATTCGATTGTAACGAAAACCCCCACCTAAAAAGAAATACCTATAAAATACTTGCTTTAGCAAAATAGGCTCAATTAAGACCTGATTATATTCATATTCCTCCTCATTGGAATCAGGAGTATCTCTGCCCACACCATAGTAGAGTCTTGGAAATTTTCTAAAAATGATATTACCCTCAAGCATCCACTTCTCCTGAGGTGAGAAAATTTCAAAACCAGAAAATAGGATAAACTGGTTTTTTAAAGTGTATTGAAAGGAGATTGGCATATTGGATGTTCTAGTCTCATCTCCAGATCCTTTGAACTTAAATAGCCACTTTGCTCCTACACCAAGAGCAAGACTTGTGGATGGACTG is from Marinobacter alexandrii and encodes:
- a CDS encoding CBS domain-containing protein; amino-acid sequence: MGEHLVKPATDKEVRSKFIRHLLNDINCLELMLDRGLIEKGINRIGAEQEFCLISKNWRPEKNAEELLKKIDDHHFTTELARFNLEINLDPVELKGDCFTTVQNQLERLLSKAKDKALEEDTLTILVGILPTISKTELAFEFMTPQPRYWLLNEMVKDIRGTDFHLHIKGVDELAMSHDSVLMEACNTSFQLHLQVEPDDFVKSYNWAQAISGPVLGVCANSPLLLGRELWSETRIALFQQSIDTRIASYALKDQLPRVSFGEDWETGTAADIFKNDVAQHKVILARELASDSLAELDAGHIPKLEALSTHNSTIYRWNRPCYGVGGGKAHLRIENRYIPSGPTILDEMANFALWVGLMMGRPQKYDDIAQLMEFRDVKSNFIKAARTGKESVLRWDGELISVRDLMLDVLLPIARKGLKKVHIDTETANRLLNIIEERTKKQTGAQWTIASYRKLRKTLRQDDALLALTKAIQENQQANKPVHEWSEISSTSETHENAFQIGHIMSTRLFTVYEDDLAEMATQLMIWKDIHHVPVENKVGEITGLLTWTHMEKLRDYQSDHDSSLCVNDIMAKNVILSYPEMPIKEAIQIMKQNEVGCLPVVYNQHLVGIVTIKDVIQYDQDQGAQ
- a CDS encoding SDR family oxidoreductase yields the protein MKILLTGSTGYIGRRLLPDLVKAGHQVVCPVRDKRRFDFEDFDEGFLASVDVIACDFLDRESLDKLPKDIDAAYYLIHSLTSNSKEFSKLEATTAENFISYLNTTKAQQTVYLGGIANDEELSDHLSSRQNVEEILKQSKTNLTVLRSAIIIGSGGASFEIIRDIVEKLPVMIAPKWLNSRCQPIGIYNVMEYLIGVLGNEKAFNSTFDIGGKDILTYKQMLLQFAEVRGLKRYILTVPVLTIKLSSLWLYLVTSTSYRLARNLVDSMKNEVVVRDNSIESIVTIKKLSYKESLERTFQKISQEQVVSSWMDSFASPDFNNVFLNQVEAPKHGCFKDYKSFTFSRDPQEVIENVWSIGGARGWYYGNFLWKIRGFLDKLVGGVGLRRGRRNPSDLKGGDSLDFWRVLYADKEECRLLLFAEMKLPGDAWLEFKIKSNGDNHQLIQTATFRPLGLWGRLYWYLVFPFHGFIFRNMAKNIISYDQSS
- a CDS encoding succinylglutamate desuccinylase/aspartoacylase family protein, with translation MTKIKVHSKALEKTIGIDRVIGEINGLHKGPTLIFMGGIHGNEPAGVFALNRFIESMRHLRDAMYGNIICLTGNLGALREGIRFHDEDLNRVWTRERMASLSQSNGIGSNNEVNEQREIFSIIQHVLDTHSGPFYFFDLHTTSSETIPFLTVNDSLLNRDFTIQYPLHIILGIEEYLDGPILSYINELGYVAFGFEAGQHDDMSSIENNMAFCYLSAVFTGLINKDLVDYHHYHDMLAKTSGDVQSIYEIHFRYLIKTGELFTMETGFFNFQKVYKNQLVAKSDGKEVRAKNDGRIFMPLYQAQGSDGFFTIKKIWKPFLRISAIIRKYRLDRMLVLLPGVKWIDHSKSGLIVNKKIARFLAREIFHLFGYRSMVIDKNHAKMFYRDASARFEEYLNQPWITH
- a CDS encoding DUF3124 domain-containing protein; this translates as MRVTFLFLAISIAGLSSCIEYDPNYGQAPSQAKAPDIAFVGDPQLTFRDTVYIPIYSDIYSETKDVKFNLTATLSIRNTSFQDTIYVSDIDYYDSEGELIRHYLDSTLLLRPMQSVDYVIEEDDTQGGTGPNFIVNWGANNQKLKPIFQGVMISTHGQQGISFLTNGLSISKQ
- a CDS encoding SDR family oxidoreductase — translated: MSKHYLIIGGSTGIGLQLVRNLSSEGHEVTVLSRNEGELTNVTNINHMVYDVTSDELPDLSMEKLDGFVYCPGSINLKPFHRLKPSDFVDDFQLNVIGGIKVLQHILPALKKAENPSIVFFSTVAVQQGMGFHSSIAASKGAIEGLTKSLAAEFAPKIRVNCIAPSVTDTPLAERLLSTDEKKEASGKRHALNRVGTPEDIAHMASFLLSPKSGWMTGQILGVDGGMSTLRSI
- a CDS encoding deoxyribodipyrimidine photo-lyase — protein: MAANFQFMSKPQVTIFWFRRDFRLEDNAGLYHAHQEAYPVQPTFIFDTNILDDLKEKKDARVEFIHQEITRLQAEIIAQGGSMDIRIGDPIEVWKNLANDYDIKTVWANRDYEPYARERDKKVYDFLKENGAEFKAKKDHVIFEKDEILKGNGDPYVVYTPYSNLWKKTLQEDHIRAYKSEEESNWNQAEVLKIPTLNEIGFESTNIEFPTKELNEKIVEKYDETRDLPAVKGTSRMSLHLRFGTVSIRELVRRAKSLNEKYQNELIWRDFYQAILWHFPQVVDANFNRKYDDLKWRNNEEEFEKWKKGKTGYPIVDAGMRELNATGFMHNRVRMIVSSFLTKHLLIDWRWGEAYFAEKLLDFELASNNGGWQWAAGTGVDAQPYFRIFNPYSQTDKFDKDHKYINKWVPEIDTKYYPDPIVDHKVARERCLEVYKEGMA
- a CDS encoding BamA/TamA family outer membrane protein, with the protein product MILLFWQFNVSHAQSGIDRFIDFFTIYPNKLAAQQDTALYPAKIIMAPVVSYSPSTSLALGVGAKWLFKFKGSGDETRTSNMPISFQYTLKNQFILFSGFEIFSPQEKWMLEGNIIFRKFPRLYYGVGRDTPDSNEEEYEYNQVLIEPILLKQVFYRYFFLGGGFRYNRISGVEFFDPDGELANSDQFGISGSTSVGLQLAAVFDNRNNLLNSKQGWYFEFTHGFYDELFGSTSTFQLTRIDLRRFFMPFKNRGDVIAIQLKTHFSHKDVPLNEHAFFGGSEIMRGYYEGRFIERNMIAAQVEYRRDIKGRFGMVAFIGAGDVASSIDSFELSNVRPSVGFGLRFLLDKREDLNIRFDWGFGQNTNNYYLNIAEAF